Proteins encoded together in one Eubalaena glacialis isolate mEubGla1 chromosome 7, mEubGla1.1.hap2.+ XY, whole genome shotgun sequence window:
- the LOC133095050 gene encoding histone H2B type 1-J-like, protein MPEAAKSAPVPKKGSKKAVTKAQKKDGKKRKRSRKESYSIYVYKVLKQVHPDTGISSKAMGIMNSFVNDIFERIAGEASRLAHYNKRSTITSREIQTAVRLLLPGELAKHAVSEGTKAVTKYTSAK, encoded by the coding sequence ATGCCGGAAGCGGCTAAATCTGCTCCTGTTCCGAAGAAGGGATCCAAGAAGGCGGTAACTAAGGCGCAGAAGAAGGATGGTAAAAAGCGCAAACGCAGCCGCAAGGAGAGTTATTCCATTTATGTGTACAAGGTGCTGAAGCAGGTCCACCCGGACACCGGTATTTCGTCTAAGGCCATGGGCATCATGAACTCGTTTGTCAACGACATTTTCGAGCGCATCGCGGGCGAGGCGTCGCGCCTGGCGCATTACAACAAGCGGTCGACCATCACGTCCAGGGAAATCCAGACGGCCGTACGCCTGCTGCTGCCCGGGGAGCTAGCCAAGCACGCCGTGTCCGAGGGCACCAAGGCTGTCACCAAGTACACCAGCGCCAAGTAA
- the LOC133095036 gene encoding histone H2A type 1-like: protein MMSGRGKQGGKVRAKAKTRSSRAGLQFPVGRVHRLLRKGNYAERVGAGAPVYLAAVLEYLTAEILELAGNAARDNKKTRIIPRHLQLAIRNDEELNKLLGKVTIAQGGVLPNIQAVLLPKKTESHHKAKGK, encoded by the coding sequence ATGATGTCTGGACGGGGCAAGCAAGGCGGGAAAGTTCGCGCCAAGGCTAAGACCCGCTCTTCACGGGCCGGGCTCCAGTTTCCCGTGGGCCGAGTGCACCGCCTTCTCCGCAAGGGCAACTACGCCGAGCGGGTCGGGGCCGGCGCGCCGGTGTACCTGGCGGCGGTGCTGGAGTACCTGACCGCGGAGATCCTGGAGCTGGCGGGCAACGCGGCCCGCGACAACAAGAAGACGCGTATCATTCCGCGTCATCTGCAGCTGGCCATTCGCAACGACGAGGAGCTTAACAAGCTACTGGGCAAAGTCACCATCGCTCAGGGTGGCGTACTGCCCAATATCCAGGCTGTGCTGCTGCCCAAAAAGACCGAGAGCCACCACAAGGCCAAGGGCAAGTAA